From a region of the Cucumis sativus cultivar 9930 chromosome 6, Cucumber_9930_V3, whole genome shotgun sequence genome:
- the LOC116404513 gene encoding antifungal protein ginkbilobin-like protein — MVVSIPNTGVRSVLCNSGTFTGGDPFTVSLDYVLKELQSATPTVKNYDFYNISPYPNAFAYGHASCNQNLSTSDCTTCLEAAKNNMLGSCQMRIGGRSVLNDCTIRYEQYPFDD; from the coding sequence ATGGTGGTGAGCATTCCGAACACTGGAGTGAGGTCAGTTTTGTGCAATTCCGGAACTTTCACAGGGGGGGATCCTTTTACAGTGAGTCTGGATTACGTTCTAAAAGAACTGCAGAGTGCAACTCCCACTGTAAAGAACTATGATTTCTACAACATATCCCCTTATCCTAATGCCTTCGCTTATGGTCATGCTTCCTGCAACCAGAATCTCAGTACCTCAGACTGCACTACTTGTCTTGAGGCTGCTAAGAACAACATGCTGGGCTCGTGTCAAATGAGAATTGGGGGTCGTTCAGTGCTCAATGACTGTACAATTAGGTATGAGCAATACCCATTTGATGATTAG
- the LOC101212467 gene encoding aluminum-activated malate transporter 12, protein MGSAAVISIPEEHDKDQRVIGRVPMDQEEHKNPNNNNNHWLCSIRQGIKRQDMRKVIHSVKVAIALVVVSLLYLLDPLYNQVGDNAMWAIMTVVVVFEFFAGATLSKGLNRGLGTILGGGLGCLASAFAQDLGGLASAIIIGISVFIFGAVASYLRMVPNIKKKYDYGVMIFILTFNLIVVSGMRADKIMRLARERLSTIAMGFAVCIFISFLIFPSWASDELHDSTVLNFHNLANSIQGCMEAYFNSTDEKKKNKSDASFSSCKLVLNSKSKDDSLANFAKWEPWHGKFGLNYPWHKYLQIGELLRELAATVISIKACLQSPRQPSSGMREAIKEPCETAGSSIIWTLKELGEGIKKMKRSQIEGVIVPKLKLVRQELSLIVTPSKLGPIENSDGLAMASFLFLIMEILEKVEELAKEVEELEEAARFRTT, encoded by the exons ATGGGGTCTGCTGCAGTCATCTCCATTCCTGAAGAACATGACAAGGATCAAAGAGTTATTGGTAGAGTTCCCATGGATCAGGAAGAACACAAGAACccaaataacaataacaaccATTGGTTATGCTCCATCAGACAAGGAATAAAGAGGCAAGACATGAGGAAAGTTATTCACAGTGTTAAGGTTGCGATTGCATTAGTTGTTGTCTCACTCCTTTATCTCCTTGATCCTCTCTATAACCAAGTTGGAGATAATGCCATGTGGGCTATAATGACGGTTGTCGTCGTCTTTGAGTTCTTCGCAG GAGCTACACTGAGCAAGGGGCTTAACAGAGGGTTGGGCACCATTTTAGGCGGTGGGTTGGGGTGCTTGGCGAGTGCTTTTGCTCAAGATCTTGGTGGACTCGCCAGTGCTATCATTATTGGAATTTCTGTCTTCATCTTTG GGGCTGTAGCGTCTTACTTGCGGATGGTGCCgaatataaagaagaaatacGACTATGGAGTGATGATATTCATAttgacatttaatttgatagtGGTATCTGGTATGAGAGCCGATAAGATTATGAGATTGGCAAGAGAACGGCTGTCTACTATTGCTATGGGTTTTGCGGTCTGCATTTTCATAAGCTTCCTCATTTTCCCAAGTTGGGCTAGCGATGAGCTTCATGATTCCACCGTCCTTAACTTCCATAACTTAGCCAACTCCATTCAAG GATGTATGGAGGCTTACTTCAACTCAACtgatgagaagaagaagaacaagtcTGATGCCAGTTTCAGTTCTTGCAAATTGGTTTTGaactcaaaatcaaaagatgaTTCACTG GCAAATTTTGCAAAGTGGGAACCATGGCATGGAAAATTTGGACTCAACTACCCATGGCACAAATATCTACAAATTGGAGAACTGCTAAGAGAGCTTGCTGCCACTGTCATTTCAATCAAAGCTTGTCTTCAATCCCCTAGACAG CCATCATCAGGCATGAGAGAGGCTATCAAGGAGCCATGTGAGACAGCAGGGTCTTCCATTATATGGACACTGAAAGAGCTTGGAGAAGGaatcaagaaaatgaaaaggtcTCAAATAGAGGGTGTGATAGTGCCCAAACTAAAGTTGGTTAGACAAGAATTGAGCCTTATCGTTACTCCATCCAAGCTAGGCCCCATTGAGAATTCTGATGGACTGGCAATGGCTAGCTTTCTCTTCTTAATCATGGAGATTTTGGAGAAAGTAGAAGAACTAGCCAAAGAGGTTGAAGAACTTGAGGAGGCTGCTCGATTTCGTACCACTTGA